Proteins encoded together in one Dermacentor variabilis isolate Ectoservices chromosome 2, ASM5094787v1, whole genome shotgun sequence window:
- the LOC142570723 gene encoding uncharacterized protein LOC142570723 — protein MDVSPAEAFFAEHDYAFAIPASSSSAHPLRHQPWTIRRLLVDIGWKSEKRGRNSSLIEREDLLRCEHKYLYEIARYREEGRNIFCLDETWVTAGHTVSKVWADKTVKSSHDAYLRGLTTGIKQPSGKGQRLIATHVVSEDGFVDGCLNVFLAKKTGDYHKEMDGNRFDTWFISVVHRPPPRRVSVEDNASYHSRHVEKIPSLSWRRAEIQDWGSKAIPCHAAMTKKQLLDTVATVKTKFIKYRVDAAAECAGFIVLRHSPYRCYCNSIELILTQIKNGVAAMNTRFKTKDVHNNFPC, from the exons ATGGACGTGTCTCCTGCGGAAGCGTTTTTCGCTGAGCACGATTATGCATTTGCCATTCCTGCTTCATCGAGCTCGGCTCATCCACTGCGCCATCAG CCGTGGACCATCCGCCGCCTCCTCGTGGACATCGGCTGGAAGAGCGAGAAACGTGGAAGGAACTCCTCGCTCATCGAGCGCGAAGACTTGTTGCGGTGCGAGCACAAGTATCTTTACGAGATTGCTCGGTACAGGGAAGAAGGGCGCAATATATTCTGTCTTGATGAAACGTGGGTCACTGCTGGCCACACAGTGAGTAAAGTCTGGGCTGATAAGACAGTGAAGTCGTCACACGACGCGTACCTGCGCGGCTTAACAACAGGGATCAAGCAGCCGTCGGGAAAAGGACAGCGGCTGATCGCGACTCATGTTGTTAGTGAGGACGGATTTGTTGATGGTTGCCTGAATgtgtttctagcaaagaaaacagGTGACTACCACAAGGAAATGGACGGCAACCGTTTCGACACGTGGTTCATCTCGGTCGTCCATAGGCCGCCACCGCGACGCGTCAGTGTCGAGGACAATGCGTCTTACCACTCCAGGCACGTGGAGAAAATCCCGTCGCTGTCATGGCGGAGGGCAGAGATCCAAGACTGGGGCTCGAAGGCGATTCCGTGCCATGCCGCCATGACCAAGAAGCAGCTGCTTGACACTGTGGCCACCGTCAAGACTAAATTTATCAAGTACCGGGTTGATGCGGCTGCTGAATGTGCTGGCTTTATTGTCCTCAGGCATTCTCCATATCGCTGTTATTGTAACTCCATAGAACTCATTTTGACACAGATTAAGAATGGAGTGGCAGCGATGAACACCAGATTCAAGACCAAGGATGTGCACAACAATTTTCCTTGCTGA